In Candidatus Margulisiibacteriota bacterium, the genomic window TTGATTCGCCGATGTCAGAAAGCCAGGACACAAAATCCTGTCCGGGTTCTATCCCGATAAAATGCTTGTTCTTGTCGTCTATGCCGAGGATGAACTTACCGCCGTCGCAGTTTGAAAAGGCGACAAATTCCCTTGCGATATCGTCCTCAGGAGGGATCGCCTTTTCAAATTCAAGGGACTGTCCCTCTCCCTGCTCCAGCAGTTCTACTATTTCTTCCCAGTTAACCATCGATTTTAAATATATCATAAGGTGCCGAAAAATACCACACCCCCGCATATGACACACCGGACGCATCAGGGATATGCCTGGCGCCGGAATTGCTGGGATGTTGGACATGATGGCATTTGAAAAACACGACAGGGGATCGATCCGGTTGCAGGGATTTGATTACAGCCGACCCGGTGCATATTACATAACAATATGTGCATATAAACACAAATGTTTGTTCGGAAAAATAATCAACAAAAAAATGGTTTTGAATGAATATGGGAATGTGGTAAAAACGGAATGGTTAAAAACACCCGTCATTCGTCCGGAAATTAAATTGGACGAATACATCATAATGCCGGACCATATGCATGGAATTGTACGGATTGATTGCCCGATGGTAGTAGGGGCACGCGGCCGCGTGCCCCTACAAAACGGTACGCAATACCAAAAATGGCAACATATACAACCAAAATCGATCCCATCGTTTGTTTTGGGTTTCAAATCATCCGCAACCAAACAAATCAACACCATACGCAAAACCCCGAAATTATCGGTTTGGCAACGCAATTATTATGAACATGTGATCCGTGATTATATTCAATTGGAAAGTATCCGTAAATATATCATCAATAACCCTGCAAAATGGAAAAAATGGACATATTTATAAAAATATTTAATTGCATATTGAACATTATATTCCCTCCCAAATGCTGCATCTGCGGCATGATAGGGGACGATGCGTTTTGCCCTGAATGCGTTTCCCAGATCAAATACACTACCTATGAAGGAGGGATGACATCGTCCGCCGCCATTTATGAAGGCGTGATCAAAAAGGCGATCAAGAAATTGAAATTCAATAAAAAGAAACGATTGGCTCCTGTCCTGTCAAAAATAATGCTGAACAGCCTTCCGTTCTCTGGCTTTGATGTCATAGTCCCTGTCCCCCTGCACAGAGACAGACTTAGAAAAAGGGGGTTCAACCAGTCGCAACTTTTGGCAAAAGATATTTCTGAGTTTTGTAAAGCGCCGCTGCTCACGGAAGTCCTAATAAGACAAAGACCTACAACTCCTCAGTTTGGCCTTGACAAAGCCAAAAGGGTCCCCAATGTTAAGGGGGCTTTCTGTGTAAAGCAGCCTGATATGATAAAAGGAAAGGCAGTTCTGCTGGTTGATGACATATTGACCACCGGCGCCACGACTCTGGAATGCAAAAAAGAGCTTTTATCCTGGGGAGCGGCAGAAGTCTTTATATATACTCTTTCAAAAGCTTAGCATCTATGGCGTTGTGATATAATTTAGCTATAAAATCCAAGGAGGAAGACATGCAGATCAATTATAAGGGACACGGGTTGGAGATGACCGATGCTTTAAAAGATTACGCGGTAAAAAAACTGCAGAAGATCGAGCATTTTTTCCACAATGTACAGCAGATAGACATCGAGCTGGAATTCAGCAAGATAAGGGAAGCCGCCAAAAACCAGATAGCCAAGGTCACCGTCTGGGCTTCGGGGACCAAGCTTCACGCCATAGAAGAGACCGGGGATATGTACGCATCGATAGACCTCGTGGTGGACAAGATAGACCACCAGATCAAGAAGTTCAAGGAAAAACTGGTCCACGAAAAAAGGCGTGAATCGTCCAAAGAAAAGCATCATATCATCGAAAACCTCGACCGGGAACAACCGGCGGAATAAATGCTCTTAAAACTAATCGCGAGGCTGCTGGGGGTATCCTCGGAGAAAAAACTCAAGGAACTCCGGAATTCCGTTGACAGGATAAACTCCTTTGAAGCTGACCTTAAACAGCTGACCGATGCGGAACTTTCTTCTAAGACAGCGGAATTCAGAAAACATCTTCAGAAAGGCGCCTCCCTGGACGATCTTCTGCCCGAAGCTTTTGCGGTAGTAAGGGAAGCCTCTGTGCGCACCATCGGGCTCAGGCATTTTGATGTCCAGCTGCTGGGCGGCATAGTTCTGCATCAGGGTAAGATAGCCGAGATGAGAACAGGCGAAGGAAAAACGCTTGTTGCGACCCTTGCGCTGTACCTTAATGCTCTTACGGGAAAGGGCTGCCATCTGATCACTGTAAATGACTACCTGGCCAAAAGGGACAGCGAATGGATGGGGCCTATCTACAAGTTCCTCGGGCTTTCCGTCGGCCTTATCCAGAACGGGATGGGATACGAAGAAAGAAGAAAGGCCTACTCCTGCGACATAACCTACGGAACAAATAACGAATACGGCTTTGACTACCTGCGCGACAATATGGCTTCTTCTATCGAAGAATGCGTACAAAGAGAGTTGAACTTTGCCATTGTTGACGAGGTAGACAGCATCCTGATAGACGAGGCAAGGACCCCCCTGATAATTTCCGGCACTGTCGAGGAGGATGTTTCTCTTTACTTTAAGGCCGACCAGATAGCCAGAAAGCTCCAGAAAACAGCGGATTTTACGATAGACGAAAAGACCAAGAACGCGATCATGACCGAAACAGGCATCAAAAAGGCAGAAAAACTCGCGGGGATAGCAAGCCTTTATGATGTCGAGAACATGGAACTGGCGCACTCAATAATAGAATCGCTCAAGGCCCATCACGCCTTTTCTAAGGATGTAGACTACATTGTCAAGGACGGCGAGATAGTTATTGTGGATGAATTTACAGGCCGGCTTATGACAGGCAGGCGCTACAGCGAAGGATTGCATCAGGCAATAGAGGCCAAAGAAGGGGTCCAGATAAGGAGCGAGAGCCAGACCCTGGCCACGATCACTTTTCAGAACTATTTCAGGCTCTATAACAAATTATCCGGTATGACCGGGACCGCAATGACCGAAGAGGCCGAGTTCATCAAGATCTACAAGATGGAAGTGCTTGAAATACCCACCCACATGAAGATGGTAAGGCAGGACTTTCCGGATATGGTCTACAAGTCAAAAAAAGAGAAGTTCACCGCTATAGCCGAAGAGATAAAGAACTCCTATGAAACGGGCCGGCCTGTTCTGGTGGGCACGATCTCGATAGAAAATTCGGAACTGGTTTCCCAGATGATAAAAAGAAAAGGAGTCCCTCACCATGTGCTTAACGCCAAACAGCACGAAAAAGAAGCCGAGATAGTGGCCAAGGCAGGTCAAAAAGGCGCCGTTACCATCGCCACCAACATGGCCGGAAGAGGAACGGACATTGTTCTGGGGGAAGGCGTCAAGGAACTCGGGGGACTGCACATAATAGGGTCCGAGAGGCACGAATCCCGAAGGATAGACAACCAGTTGAGGGGCCGCTCAGGAAGGCAGGGAGACCCGGGTTCCTCACGGTTCTATGTTTCGCTCGAGGATGACCTGATGAGGCTGTTCGGAGGGCAAAGGATCCAGAATATAATGAACCGCCTCGGAATGGAAGAGGGGACCCCGATAGAGCACGGGCTGGTCTCAAGCGCAATAGAGCGGGCACAGAAAAAAGTTGAACAGTACCATTTTTCCATAAGAAAGCAGGTCTTGGACTACGACGATGTGATGAACAAACAGAGAGGAGCGATCTACGGGCTGCGCAGGAGGATACTCGAAAAGCGGGACCTGTCCGAAAAGATCTTCGAGATGATATCAGCAGTCGCCTCCGAACTGGTGGACCAGGCGATACCTCCCAAGATCCATCCCGACGAATGGGACATAGACAGCCTTGAAGCTTCGGTCAGAGAGGTACTGCCGCAGGGAGTACAGATAAAAGGCCTAAAGGAGCACAAAACAAAGGAACTTCTTGTTTCATCTATAGAAGAAGCTTTAAGACAGGCGTATGAGGCAAGACAGTCCCAGGTAGGACCGCAGAACATGGGGGACCTTGAGCGTTTTGTAATGCTGCGCACTATAGACGATCACTGGATAGACCAGCTTCACAAT contains:
- the secA gene encoding preprotein translocase subunit SecA; its protein translation is MLLKLIARLLGVSSEKKLKELRNSVDRINSFEADLKQLTDAELSSKTAEFRKHLQKGASLDDLLPEAFAVVREASVRTIGLRHFDVQLLGGIVLHQGKIAEMRTGEGKTLVATLALYLNALTGKGCHLITVNDYLAKRDSEWMGPIYKFLGLSVGLIQNGMGYEERRKAYSCDITYGTNNEYGFDYLRDNMASSIEECVQRELNFAIVDEVDSILIDEARTPLIISGTVEEDVSLYFKADQIARKLQKTADFTIDEKTKNAIMTETGIKKAEKLAGIASLYDVENMELAHSIIESLKAHHAFSKDVDYIVKDGEIVIVDEFTGRLMTGRRYSEGLHQAIEAKEGVQIRSESQTLATITFQNYFRLYNKLSGMTGTAMTEEAEFIKIYKMEVLEIPTHMKMVRQDFPDMVYKSKKEKFTAIAEEIKNSYETGRPVLVGTISIENSELVSQMIKRKGVPHHVLNAKQHEKEAEIVAKAGQKGAVTIATNMAGRGTDIVLGEGVKELGGLHIIGSERHESRRIDNQLRGRSGRQGDPGSSRFYVSLEDDLMRLFGGQRIQNIMNRLGMEEGTPIEHGLVSSAIERAQKKVEQYHFSIRKQVLDYDDVMNKQRGAIYGLRRRILEKRDLSEKIFEMISAVASELVDQAIPPKIHPDEWDIDSLEASVREVLPQGVQIKGLKEHKTKELLVSSIEEALRQAYEARQSQVGPQNMGDLERFVMLRTIDDHWIDQLHNMDSLRDGIGLRAWGQRDPLIEYKIEAYNMFQAMMSSARKDILSLLFKLQIVQAAEPVKPKIKSMSYGAPDQARAIAPVVKGEKTGRNDPCPCGSGKKYKKCCMGKGT
- a CDS encoding ComF family protein, with product MDIFIKIFNCILNIIFPPKCCICGMIGDDAFCPECVSQIKYTTYEGGMTSSAAIYEGVIKKAIKKLKFNKKKRLAPVLSKIMLNSLPFSGFDVIVPVPLHRDRLRKRGFNQSQLLAKDISEFCKAPLLTEVLIRQRPTTPQFGLDKAKRVPNVKGAFCVKQPDMIKGKAVLLVDDILTTGATTLECKKELLSWGAAEVFIYTLSKA
- the raiA gene encoding ribosome-associated translation inhibitor RaiA; its protein translation is MQINYKGHGLEMTDALKDYAVKKLQKIEHFFHNVQQIDIELEFSKIREAAKNQIAKVTVWASGTKLHAIEETGDMYASIDLVVDKIDHQIKKFKEKLVHEKRRESSKEKHHIIENLDREQPAE
- a CDS encoding transposase; this encodes MPGAGIAGMLDMMAFEKHDRGSIRLQGFDYSRPGAYYITICAYKHKCLFGKIINKKMVLNEYGNVVKTEWLKTPVIRPEIKLDEYIIMPDHMHGIVRIDCPMVVGARGRVPLQNGTQYQKWQHIQPKSIPSFVLGFKSSATKQINTIRKTPKLSVWQRNYYEHVIRDYIQLESIRKYIINNPAKWKKWTYL